A single genomic interval of Zunongwangia sp. HGR-M22 harbors:
- a CDS encoding DUF3857 domain-containing protein has protein sequence MKRLQSICTLFACLWLCAISAQSDQVFQSKTPDWVTPIQAKLSSEKKELDNSPFLYLLVDAQFNLMEEKAYRHLAFKILNNDGVQEMSDFTIEFDPDYQSLFLHKINIYRDDQVIDQLDLNRIKTVQRETNLERHLYDGSLSALFNLTDVRVGDIIEYSYTRKGFNPVHNGFFSTEEYLEYSLPVVNIYGKYLVPKNKDFEIKFFNGIDKPKITEHPNYTEYVIKNNNPKTTVYDNNTPAWYDASKSYQVSQFTSWNDVAKNYNQYYQISVSDRKWLRAKAKEIIEADTVFDDPIVPLTRFVQDKIRYLGFENGLSSHKPSNPKEIFNRRYGDCKDKSFLLSELLKAYNIDAHPILVNSTFGNTVNKDLPSPNSFDHCIVQYHRFNKDYFIDPTINNQGGNAEAIFAPDYGYGLILDEGTSTLTKFEKPDYGKTNITETFIIDSIGGPTRLKVETVYSGYKADITRAEFNGNGISSIQKSYLDFYSLAYADIEVSEELYFKDERDQKNTFTVYEEYRIPNHWTEMPDDPSQIYSQYYALPIDNFMFPQKTAKRKSPYYINESTNIDYNIVIFTPEKWEVNTEYYKSDNPYFEYTYQSKYSNARIDITHKYKSLSDHVPAKDYSEFLKAHEKASENISYYLTYNQSLAESYANNDVSDLSWFALFLFLVVFTGVVFLCRLIYTNYDIPSKAHPDDHRPIGGWLILIAIGLCLSPLFTLSPMINNEYFTSDYLLLWSTGNKALVGLVFFEIMFNAISLAFNIFILIIFFKRRTIAPKLIIAFYVFNFVGVSLDTLVASFIPSVYATAPGPDLYKEVFKSLIACIIWIPYFIYSERVKDTFVNTYKKKKTEKGNVENMNFLENKPSV, from the coding sequence ATGAAGCGCTTACAATCGATCTGCACGTTATTCGCGTGCCTTTGGCTATGTGCAATTTCAGCACAAAGCGACCAAGTTTTTCAATCAAAAACACCAGACTGGGTTACACCAATACAAGCGAAACTTTCTTCAGAAAAGAAAGAACTTGATAATTCGCCTTTTTTGTATTTATTGGTAGATGCACAATTCAATTTAATGGAAGAAAAAGCTTATCGCCATCTGGCTTTTAAAATCCTTAATAATGACGGCGTGCAGGAAATGAGCGATTTCACTATCGAATTTGATCCAGATTATCAAAGTTTATTTTTACACAAAATCAATATCTACCGCGATGATCAAGTGATCGACCAATTGGACCTAAATCGGATAAAAACCGTACAGCGAGAAACAAATCTGGAAAGACATTTATACGACGGTTCCCTTTCTGCACTTTTTAATCTAACAGACGTAAGAGTGGGAGATATTATAGAATATAGCTACACTCGCAAAGGTTTTAATCCTGTGCATAATGGATTTTTTTCTACGGAAGAATACTTAGAATATTCGCTTCCTGTAGTAAATATCTACGGAAAATATCTGGTACCTAAAAACAAGGATTTTGAGATCAAATTTTTTAATGGCATCGATAAACCTAAGATTACCGAACATCCCAATTACACAGAATACGTAATAAAAAACAATAACCCAAAAACTACTGTTTACGACAATAATACGCCGGCCTGGTACGACGCTTCAAAATCTTACCAAGTTTCACAGTTTACCAGCTGGAATGACGTCGCTAAAAACTATAATCAATATTATCAAATATCTGTTTCAGATAGAAAATGGTTACGGGCGAAAGCTAAAGAAATTATAGAAGCCGATACTGTTTTCGACGATCCCATTGTGCCGCTAACAAGATTTGTTCAGGATAAAATAAGATATTTAGGTTTCGAAAATGGCTTAAGTTCTCACAAACCCAGTAATCCAAAAGAAATTTTCAACCGCCGGTATGGTGATTGCAAAGACAAATCTTTTTTATTAAGTGAACTTTTAAAAGCATACAATATAGATGCGCACCCGATTTTGGTTAATTCAACTTTTGGAAATACCGTAAACAAAGACTTACCATCGCCAAATTCTTTTGATCACTGTATCGTGCAATATCACAGATTTAATAAAGATTATTTTATAGATCCTACCATTAATAATCAGGGTGGTAATGCTGAAGCAATTTTTGCACCAGATTATGGCTACGGACTCATTTTAGACGAAGGTACTTCAACACTTACAAAATTTGAAAAGCCAGATTACGGAAAAACTAATATTACAGAAACTTTTATTATCGACTCCATTGGCGGACCAACACGCCTTAAAGTCGAAACGGTTTATAGCGGTTATAAGGCAGATATAACAAGGGCTGAGTTTAACGGAAATGGGATTAGCAGCATTCAAAAAAGCTATCTAGATTTTTATAGTTTGGCCTATGCTGATATTGAAGTTTCCGAAGAACTTTATTTTAAGGATGAGCGCGATCAAAAAAACACCTTTACAGTTTACGAAGAATACAGGATCCCAAATCACTGGACAGAAATGCCAGATGATCCAAGCCAGATCTATTCACAATACTATGCATTGCCCATCGATAATTTTATGTTTCCGCAGAAAACAGCAAAACGTAAATCACCATATTATATAAACGAAAGCACCAATATCGATTATAACATTGTTATTTTCACTCCTGAGAAATGGGAAGTAAATACCGAATATTATAAGTCTGATAATCCTTATTTTGAATATACTTACCAATCTAAATATTCCAATGCTAGAATCGATATTACTCACAAATACAAATCTTTAAGCGATCATGTACCTGCTAAAGATTATTCAGAATTTCTAAAAGCTCATGAAAAAGCTTCAGAAAACATTTCCTATTACCTCACCTATAATCAAAGCCTTGCAGAAAGTTATGCCAATAACGATGTTTCTGATCTTTCCTGGTTTGCATTGTTTTTATTCCTAGTAGTATTTACCGGGGTGGTATTCTTATGCCGTTTAATTTACACCAATTACGACATTCCATCTAAAGCGCATCCAGACGATCATCGCCCAATAGGTGGCTGGCTAATTTTAATAGCAATAGGGCTTTGCCTTTCTCCGTTATTTACCTTATCGCCAATGATAAATAATGAGTATTTTACCTCCGATTATTTATTACTTTGGTCTACCGGAAATAAAGCTTTAGTTGGACTAGTCTTTTTTGAAATCATGTTTAATGCTATTTCTCTTGCTTTCAATATTTTTATATTGATTATTTTCTTCAAAAGAAGAACAATAGCGCCAAAACTAATTATTGCTTTTTATGTTTTCAATTTTGTAGGTGTAAGTTTAGATACGCTGGTAGCGTCCTTTATTCCGTCTGTATATGCTACAGCCCCCGGTCCCGATTTATATAAAGAGGTATTTAAATCACTAATTGCGTGCATAATTTGGATTCCATACTTTATATATTCTGAAAGGGTAAAAGATACTTTTGTAAATACATATAAGAAGAAAAAAACCGAAAAAGGAAATGTCGAAAACATGAACTTTTTAGAAAACAAGCCATCGGTATAA
- a CDS encoding acyl-CoA dehydrogenase family protein gives MSFFKKVRNTVNLLKSVDMDQLAKINKQIDLSEAMKALGTLDERQLAGLMKMLKTKRHKSQSDLPPIDGDFYNLDYKLTKEQRELQMKVRNLMEDEIRPLINDHWNRAKFPFEIIEKFKKLNIAGIPYEGYGCPNLPFLMEGIIAQEIARVDVSTSTFFGVHSGLAMGSIYLCGSEEQKQKWLPQMQKLEKIGAFGLTEPNVGSGVAGGLETTCKYDGENWILNGQKKWIGNATFADVIIIWARDVDSNQVKGFLVEKDNPGFKAEKMEDKMALRIVQNALITLTECKVAESDRLQNANSFKDTANVLRMTRAGVAWQAVGCARGAYESALKYTRKREQFGRPIASYQLVQNHLVEMVSNLTSMQTLCFRLSEMQDADMLTDEHASLAKVYCSMRMRDVVSRAREVMGGNGILLEHDVARFVADAEAIYSYEGTKEINSLIVGRAITGYSAFVS, from the coding sequence ATGTCTTTTTTTAAAAAAGTAAGAAACACGGTAAACCTGTTAAAGTCGGTTGATATGGATCAGCTGGCAAAAATTAATAAACAAATCGATTTGTCTGAAGCAATGAAAGCTTTAGGTACTTTAGATGAGCGCCAGCTTGCCGGACTCATGAAAATGTTAAAAACCAAGCGTCACAAATCACAAAGTGACCTTCCTCCTATCGATGGCGATTTCTATAATCTTGATTATAAACTTACCAAAGAACAACGCGAACTTCAGATGAAAGTGCGCAATCTTATGGAAGACGAAATTCGTCCATTAATTAATGACCACTGGAATCGCGCAAAATTTCCTTTCGAAATTATCGAAAAATTCAAAAAACTAAATATTGCCGGTATTCCATACGAAGGTTATGGTTGCCCTAATCTTCCGTTTTTAATGGAAGGAATTATCGCGCAAGAAATTGCAAGAGTCGATGTTTCTACCTCAACTTTTTTTGGTGTTCACAGCGGCCTGGCAATGGGATCTATTTATTTATGTGGTAGCGAGGAACAAAAGCAAAAATGGCTTCCGCAGATGCAAAAACTAGAGAAAATTGGCGCTTTTGGTCTAACCGAACCCAATGTAGGATCTGGCGTTGCCGGAGGTTTAGAAACCACCTGTAAATATGATGGTGAGAACTGGATTTTAAACGGACAAAAAAAATGGATTGGTAATGCCACTTTTGCCGATGTGATCATAATTTGGGCGAGAGATGTAGACAGCAACCAGGTAAAAGGCTTTTTGGTAGAGAAAGATAATCCCGGTTTTAAAGCCGAAAAAATGGAAGATAAAATGGCGCTTCGTATTGTACAAAATGCCCTTATCACGCTTACCGAATGTAAAGTTGCAGAAAGTGATAGATTACAAAATGCAAATTCTTTTAAAGATACCGCCAATGTATTACGTATGACGCGCGCCGGTGTTGCGTGGCAAGCCGTAGGTTGTGCTCGCGGTGCTTACGAAAGTGCGCTTAAATACACTCGTAAAAGAGAACAGTTTGGGCGCCCTATTGCTTCATACCAGTTAGTGCAGAATCATTTAGTAGAAATGGTTTCTAACCTTACGTCGATGCAAACCTTATGTTTTAGACTTTCTGAAATGCAAGATGCAGATATGCTAACCGATGAACATGCTTCTCTAGCTAAAGTGTATTGTAGTATGCGAATGCGAGATGTAGTGAGCCGTGCTCGTGAAGTAATGGGCGGTAACGGAATTTTATTGGAACACGATGTAGCTCGTTTTGTGGCAGATGCCGAGGCGATTTACAGTTACGAGGGTACCAAAGAGATCAATTCTTTAATTGTTGGTAGAGCAATTACCGGTTATAGTGCTTTTGTTAGTTAA
- a CDS encoding 2-hydroxyacid dehydrogenase, which translates to MSVLVVAPGRDVSKWVENLKGQHPGMNVYTYPEDHDTEEVEFAISWKHPRGLFKNYPNLKVVASMGAGVDHITSDPEFPEGVKITRVVDEQLTSDLSEFVLALVMNHTRHLSAYKHQEKDHNWNVMKYCRNSDMKIGVMGMGVIGTATAKLLAKNNFQVSGWSRTEKDCEDIKSYSGDGSLDDFLSNSEILICLLPLTDETTGILNKELFEKLPKGAYVINVGRGEHLEENNLIEMIDNGHLAGASLDVFKEEPLPEDHAFWDHKRISITPHTASLTEAESVIPQIVDNYERFKDGEELKNVVEQDRGY; encoded by the coding sequence ATGTCAGTATTAGTTGTAGCCCCAGGTAGAGATGTATCTAAATGGGTAGAAAATTTAAAAGGTCAACATCCTGGAATGAATGTTTATACTTATCCCGAAGACCACGACACTGAAGAAGTTGAATTTGCCATTAGTTGGAAACATCCTCGTGGTCTATTCAAAAATTATCCAAATTTAAAAGTTGTTGCCTCAATGGGTGCCGGTGTAGATCATATCACATCAGATCCTGAATTTCCTGAAGGAGTTAAAATTACCAGAGTTGTAGATGAGCAATTAACCAGCGATTTAAGTGAGTTTGTTCTTGCTTTGGTGATGAATCACACTCGACATCTTTCCGCATACAAACATCAGGAGAAAGATCATAACTGGAATGTGATGAAGTATTGCCGTAACAGCGATATGAAAATAGGTGTTATGGGAATGGGTGTTATTGGTACCGCCACCGCAAAACTCTTAGCAAAAAATAACTTTCAGGTTTCAGGCTGGTCTCGTACCGAGAAAGATTGTGAAGATATCAAATCCTATTCTGGTGATGGCAGTTTAGATGATTTTTTAAGTAATTCTGAAATTCTTATTTGTCTTCTTCCACTAACTGATGAGACAACCGGAATTTTAAATAAAGAATTATTCGAGAAACTGCCTAAAGGTGCTTATGTTATAAATGTAGGTCGTGGCGAACATTTAGAAGAAAATAACCTTATAGAAATGATTGATAATGGCCATTTAGCAGGCGCCTCTTTAGATGTATTTAAAGAAGAACCTTTACCAGAAGATCATGCTTTTTGGGATCACAAGAGAATTAGTATTACTCCGCATACCGCAAGTTTAACCGAAGCTGAATCTGTAATTCCTCAGATCGTTGATAATTACGAACGTTTTAAAGATGGTGAAGAATTGAAAAATGTGGTAGAACAGGATCGCGGTTATTAG
- a CDS encoding pyridoxal-phosphate dependent enzyme codes for MDNFTQKSLLQVHERIKPYIHETPIFTSSLINQIAGCSIYFKCENFQKMGAFKMRGATNAILQLSKKDQQKGVVTHSSGNFAQALSLAAKSLGIPAYIVMPSTAPQVKKDAVKTYNGIITECPPTLKDREETAQNIVEKKGATFVHPSNDIDVILGQGTAAFELIQKKPNLNCVVTPVGGGGLIAGTALAVNLFTEKTKTFGAEPFEVDDAYRSLISGKIEINKSSNTIADGLKTQLGDKNFPIIQKHVDSIIRVTEDEIKTALKLIWERMKIIVEPSSAVALAAILKKKEDFKNQEIGIIISGGNVDFNQINL; via the coding sequence ATGGACAATTTTACTCAAAAAAGCTTATTACAGGTTCATGAGCGCATAAAACCATATATTCACGAAACGCCAATTTTCACCTCTTCATTAATAAATCAAATTGCAGGTTGTTCCATTTATTTTAAATGTGAGAATTTCCAAAAAATGGGTGCTTTCAAGATGCGTGGTGCCACTAATGCAATCTTACAACTAAGCAAAAAAGATCAGCAAAAAGGAGTGGTTACACATTCTTCAGGTAACTTTGCCCAGGCACTATCTTTAGCAGCCAAAAGTTTAGGAATTCCTGCTTATATAGTCATGCCATCTACTGCGCCTCAGGTAAAAAAAGATGCCGTAAAAACTTATAACGGAATTATTACTGAATGTCCACCAACTTTAAAAGACCGCGAAGAAACCGCGCAAAACATCGTTGAGAAAAAAGGCGCTACATTCGTTCATCCTTCTAATGATATTGATGTGATTTTAGGACAGGGTACCGCGGCTTTTGAATTGATTCAAAAAAAGCCTAATCTTAATTGTGTAGTAACTCCCGTTGGTGGAGGCGGATTAATTGCCGGTACTGCTCTTGCCGTGAATCTATTTACTGAAAAAACTAAAACATTTGGAGCCGAACCTTTTGAAGTAGACGACGCTTATCGCTCATTAATTTCAGGAAAAATAGAGATTAATAAAAGCTCCAATACAATCGCCGATGGATTAAAAACACAACTTGGAGATAAAAACTTTCCAATTATTCAAAAACATGTCGATAGCATAATCCGAGTTACTGAAGATGAAATAAAGACTGCACTAAAATTAATTTGGGAACGAATGAAAATTATAGTGGAACCTTCTAGCGCTGTAGCATTAGCAGCTATCTTGAAGAAAAAAGAAGATTTTAAAAACCAAGAAATCGGGATAATAATTTCAGGCGGAAATGTAGATTTTAACCAAATTAACCTTTAG
- a CDS encoding DinB family protein: protein MENEKSREVWLRGSLPDIPLLLQPAAHALLQSKEEVFKYTATFPEALLWKKPAGRASVGFHLQHITGVLDRMLTYAEEKSLSEIQFEYLRKEGVEDREVKIANLKKAFAEKVDEALQTFKNTPEAILTEKRTVGRKKLPSSVIGLYFHAAEHSQRHIGQMLVTISVLESEI, encoded by the coding sequence ATGGAAAATGAAAAATCTAGAGAGGTTTGGCTTCGAGGATCTTTACCAGATATACCTTTACTTTTGCAACCAGCCGCCCATGCGCTTTTGCAGTCTAAGGAAGAGGTTTTTAAATATACAGCAACTTTTCCTGAAGCACTACTTTGGAAGAAACCTGCCGGAAGAGCAAGCGTTGGTTTCCACTTGCAACACATTACCGGGGTTTTGGATCGAATGCTAACCTATGCCGAAGAAAAATCTCTTTCTGAAATTCAATTTGAATATTTACGAAAAGAAGGTGTTGAAGATCGCGAGGTGAAAATCGCTAATTTGAAAAAAGCTTTTGCTGAAAAAGTAGATGAAGCGTTGCAGACTTTTAAAAATACACCTGAAGCGATATTAACCGAAAAGAGAACGGTAGGGAGAAAGAAGTTACCTTCTAGTGTGATAGGATTGTACTTTCATGCCGCAGAGCACAGCCAGAGACATATTGGCCAAATGCTAGTTACTATTAGCGTATTAGAAAGTGAAATTTAA
- a CDS encoding SLC13 family permease gives MELYITTAIILIGIFLFIKDYFTIDTTSILIMALFIVSGVLSPEEGFSGFNHPATITLGCMFVISAAIFKSGIIESFSDRIISIAKINYVFALMIFCFSAALFSAFINDTAVVAILIPMALLVCRETGISPARLLIPISFSALFGGTCTLIGTSTNILISGIAKKSGLEAFNMFEFTLPALCLLAIGLAYIIIVGPLLLPKRAEAHESGLTKEAQSYLAEVFLKAESTDVDHSIGKSKLVSHYGAQVLSIKRKHHRVYEINGDTILRAEDSIKIIIDPQHLTELMEKGGYELIGDKANLLENEKSKDGKEQKQIYEVMIPYGSSLAERSLRQLNFRNIYYASVLALRHRKEIITQDVSNVILKEGDMLLVYASEKNIQTLLSRKLIVILSNYQTKKVNYKKAIPALLITLGVVLSAALNLTSILISAMIGGLLIVTTSILKPKEAYDAIEWKVIFMMAGVLSMGKALEKTGGSDVISQFIFDQIGGLDPRIILSLIFLITFLSTNVLSSKAAAALMAPIVISLSAALGISEKPLLIGVMFACSLTFMTPVSYPTNTMVYGPGNYKFNDFLKFGTPLNLIIWIAASFIIPIFFPFEIK, from the coding sequence ATGGAACTTTATATCACCACCGCTATTATCCTGATTGGTATTTTCCTCTTTATTAAAGATTATTTTACGATCGATACTACATCGATCCTGATTATGGCATTATTTATAGTAAGCGGCGTTTTGAGTCCTGAAGAAGGTTTTTCTGGCTTTAACCACCCTGCAACTATTACCCTTGGATGCATGTTTGTTATAAGTGCAGCTATTTTTAAAAGCGGAATTATCGAAAGCTTCAGTGATAGGATTATAAGCATCGCCAAAATCAATTATGTATTTGCTTTGATGATATTCTGTTTTTCTGCAGCATTATTTTCTGCTTTTATTAATGATACTGCCGTGGTCGCTATTTTAATTCCTATGGCATTATTGGTCTGCAGGGAAACCGGTATTAGCCCAGCTCGTTTATTGATTCCTATATCTTTTTCAGCATTATTTGGAGGCACGTGTACGCTTATAGGCACATCTACAAATATCTTAATAAGCGGTATTGCCAAGAAAAGTGGGTTAGAAGCATTTAATATGTTTGAATTTACTTTACCAGCTTTATGCCTGCTGGCCATTGGCTTAGCTTACATAATTATAGTAGGCCCTTTACTCTTGCCAAAAAGAGCAGAGGCGCATGAAAGCGGATTAACCAAAGAAGCACAAAGTTATTTAGCAGAAGTTTTTCTCAAAGCTGAAAGTACAGATGTAGATCATAGTATAGGAAAATCTAAACTTGTAAGCCATTATGGAGCACAGGTTTTATCTATTAAACGGAAACATCATAGGGTTTATGAGATAAACGGAGATACCATATTAAGAGCAGAGGACTCTATTAAAATTATTATAGATCCCCAGCATCTTACCGAACTTATGGAGAAAGGTGGTTACGAACTTATTGGTGATAAGGCTAATCTTTTGGAAAATGAAAAATCTAAGGATGGTAAAGAACAAAAACAAATTTACGAAGTAATGATCCCTTATGGTTCCTCGCTTGCAGAGCGATCATTAAGGCAGCTTAACTTTAGAAATATTTATTATGCATCGGTTTTAGCGCTGCGACATCGCAAAGAAATTATCACTCAGGATGTATCAAATGTCATTTTAAAAGAAGGTGATATGCTTTTAGTTTACGCTTCTGAAAAAAATATTCAGACCTTATTATCACGAAAATTAATAGTTATCCTCTCTAATTATCAAACTAAAAAAGTTAATTATAAAAAAGCAATACCTGCATTGCTAATAACATTAGGTGTAGTTTTATCTGCGGCATTAAATCTCACCTCGATACTTATAAGTGCTATGATTGGCGGTTTACTAATCGTTACCACATCGATTTTAAAACCTAAAGAAGCTTATGATGCTATAGAGTGGAAAGTAATTTTCATGATGGCCGGTGTACTTTCTATGGGAAAAGCTTTAGAAAAAACCGGAGGTTCAGATGTTATTTCACAATTTATTTTTGATCAAATTGGCGGTTTGGATCCCAGGATTATATTAAGCTTAATTTTTCTTATTACCTTTCTTTCAACCAATGTACTTAGCAGCAAAGCAGCGGCAGCATTAATGGCTCCAATTGTAATTAGTCTCTCTGCGGCTTTAGGCATTAGTGAAAAACCTTTATTGATTGGAGTAATGTTTGCGTGCTCATTAACCTTTATGACACCAGTAAGCTACCCAACAAACACAATGGTGTATGGACCTGGAAATTATAAATTTAATGACTTTTTAAAGTTTGGAACTCCTTTAAATCTAATAATTTGGATCGCAGCATCTTTTATAATTCCGATATTTTTCCCTTTTGAAATTAAATAA
- a CDS encoding DUF202 domain-containing protein codes for MRKVKLSNPFKTRIIDEKLIREHLALERTKLANERTLLAYIRASLYLLIGGLALLQIKEYPELHWLGYGAFSVSIIFLSIGIIRYIHLNKKLNKLLKPDNSSENT; via the coding sequence ATGAGAAAAGTAAAACTTAGCAATCCCTTTAAAACTAGAATAATTGATGAAAAACTCATAAGAGAACATCTTGCTTTAGAACGAACTAAATTGGCCAATGAACGTACGCTATTGGCCTATATAAGAGCTTCGCTATATTTGCTAATCGGCGGACTCGCTTTATTACAAATAAAAGAATATCCAGAATTACATTGGCTGGGTTATGGTGCATTTTCAGTAAGTATTATATTTTTGTCTATTGGTATTATAAGATATATTCATCTTAACAAAAAATTGAATAAATTATTAAAGCCAGATAATTCTTCTGAAAACACCTGA
- a CDS encoding DUF6122 family protein: MHFLVIGIIAYFFDKKNWKHNWIILALTMLVDIDHIFANPLFDPHRCGIGFHPLHSQIAIIFYILGAVFLKKGIFKLIFIGLSFHMFTDFLDCLFTFYKCGSCYDDSALKQLIQINVSN, encoded by the coding sequence ATGCACTTTTTGGTTATTGGAATAATTGCCTATTTTTTTGACAAAAAGAATTGGAAGCACAATTGGATTATTCTCGCACTAACCATGCTGGTAGATATAGATCATATTTTCGCTAATCCGCTTTTTGACCCTCATCGTTGTGGTATAGGATTCCATCCCCTGCACTCCCAAATTGCGATCATTTTTTATATTTTAGGCGCCGTTTTTCTAAAAAAAGGAATTTTTAAACTCATTTTTATAGGGCTTAGTTTTCATATGTTTACGGATTTTCTAGACTGTCTTTTTACGTTTTATAAATGTGGATCTTGTTATGATGATTCAGCTTTAAAACAACTAATCCAAATCAACGTTTCTAATTAA
- a CDS encoding deoxynucleoside kinase, translated as MHVAIAGNIGAGKTTLTRLLAKHYKWEAHYEDVLENPYLEDFYNKMERWSFNLQIYFLNSRFRQILQIRESGKKIIQDRTIYEDAHIFAPNLHAMGLMTNRDFENYKSLFELMESVVKGPDLLIYLRSSIPNLVAQIQKRGREYENSISIDYLSRLNERYEAWIHGYDKGNLLVIDVDNINFVDEPEDLGNIINRIDGEINGLF; from the coding sequence ATGCATGTAGCGATTGCAGGAAATATTGGCGCAGGAAAAACCACGCTCACAAGACTACTTGCTAAACATTATAAATGGGAAGCGCATTATGAAGACGTTTTAGAAAATCCTTATCTTGAAGATTTCTACAACAAAATGGAACGTTGGTCTTTTAATCTTCAGATCTATTTTCTAAACAGCAGATTTAGACAAATATTACAGATTAGAGAAAGTGGGAAAAAGATTATTCAGGATCGTACTATTTACGAAGACGCCCACATTTTTGCTCCCAATTTGCATGCCATGGGATTAATGACCAATAGAGATTTCGAGAATTATAAGTCGTTATTCGAGCTTATGGAAAGTGTAGTTAAAGGTCCCGATTTACTAATTTATCTAAGAAGCAGTATTCCCAATTTAGTTGCGCAAATACAAAAAAGAGGCAGAGAATATGAAAACTCTATTTCTATCGATTATTTAAGCAGGCTAAACGAAAGATACGAAGCCTGGATTCATGGTTATGATAAAGGTAATTTACTGGTTATTGATGTTGATAATATAAACTTTGTTGATGAACCGGAAGATCTGGGAAATATCATCAATAGAATTGACGGAGAGATAAACGGATTATTTTAA
- a CDS encoding sterol desaturase family protein, whose product MESTKLKRPKHKGSPKLFENPLLEKLTHTHIAAPLIIFFGTAAALIYYGIFQKGFQAPEILVWFLGGLAFFTLIEYIAHRYLYHIPATTPRRQKISYTMHGVHHDYPKDKTRLAMPPVLSLIVATILFIIYRAILGDYVFGFLSGFLVGYAAYLAVHYSVHAFKVPDNFLKILWHHHSIHHYREPDRAFGVSSPLWDHIFRTMPRKSPASERTAVGKSIDDQHKGPAHTH is encoded by the coding sequence ATGGAATCTACTAAACTTAAAAGGCCTAAGCATAAAGGCTCACCCAAATTATTTGAAAACCCATTATTAGAAAAGTTAACACATACTCATATTGCTGCGCCTTTAATAATCTTTTTTGGTACAGCTGCTGCACTTATTTATTATGGGATTTTCCAAAAAGGATTTCAGGCGCCAGAGATTTTAGTATGGTTTCTAGGAGGATTAGCATTTTTTACGCTGATTGAGTATATAGCGCATCGCTATCTTTATCATATTCCCGCAACCACACCAAGGCGACAAAAAATATCTTATACAATGCACGGTGTACACCATGATTATCCAAAAGACAAAACCAGATTAGCAATGCCCCCGGTGTTAAGTTTGATTGTAGCTACAATCCTGTTTATTATTTATCGTGCGATTTTGGGCGACTATGTTTTTGGTTTTCTATCTGGTTTCCTGGTTGGTTACGCTGCATATCTAGCCGTACACTATTCGGTACATGCTTTTAAAGTTCCCGATAACTTTTTGAAGATTTTATGGCATCATCACAGCATACATCATTATCGTGAGCCAGATCGCGCCTTTGGCGTTTCGTCGCCACTTTGGGATCATATTTTTAGAACAATGCCTAGAAAAAGCCCTGCAAGCGAAAGAACAGCAGTAGGTAAAAGTATTGACGACCAACATAAAGGACCGGCACATACCCATTAA